Part of the Halopenitus persicus genome is shown below.
ACCACACCCTCACGACCAGCCGGTAGGTTCGCCGCTGGCCGGATCCGTCCTCGAGCAGGACGATCCGGCGTGCAACGGTCACCGTGTCGCCCCCGTCGGGGACAGGTCCGGCGGCCGGCGTAACGGGCGTACCCCCGTAGGACAGGGACGGCGGGGATCCGCCGACTGATCGGGCCTCGATCGTCACGTTCACCGCGTGGTCGGTCGCGAGCGCCTCGGCGGGCGTCGTGGCTCCCTCGTCGAATCGACAGTCGTCGCCCGTCGGGGCGTCCTGGTGCAGCTGCCGGAAGAACGCGGCCGTGCACGTTTCGTTCAGCCGATTGCCGTCGACCGGATGCCCGAGCACGTCGCCGGACAGCGAGTCGGCGAACCGGTCGGCGGCCTGGGTCGGATCGACGTCCTCGAAGGGCGCCATCATTCCCGGCAGGAAGGCGACGACGAACGCCACGACGATGAGGAAGGTGCTCGCACCGATCGCGAAATCGAGCGTGGTCTGTGCGCGTCGGCCGGTCGGTGGGGATGCGCGTCGGCCGGTCGGTGGGGATGCGCGTTGCTTCATCCGTGTCACCCCACGTAGATCCACGTCGCGAGGGCGATGCTCAACAACACGATCACGAACTTGACGCCGGAGATGATGTCGGCGTTGCGGATGTAGCCGCTGATGAATCCCGAGAGGATCGCCTGGATGGTCACGGCGTGGAAGAACAACAGCGACAGGAGTTCGGGGTTGACGCCGCCGCCGAAGTTCATCTCCCCGGCTTGGTTGCCGCTCGCTGCGGCGTCGCCGCCGGAGTCGACGAGCTGGGCCATCACGTCGATGAACTGCGTTTGGAGGATCGCCATCACGCCGAGCAGGGTCACGTAGGTCATCAGGATGATCGCCACCTGCATCCGGGTGCGCGACTTCCGCTCGCGGTCGATGTCGTCCTGGTTTTCGGACGCCTGCGCGGCGGTCGTCAACACGTCCGTGATCTGTGAGGACGCCTCCTGGGCCTCCGATATCAGCTTGACCGTCCGGGCGAGCCGGGGTATGTGGTACTTGTTGTTGAACTCGATGAACGCCTCCCGGAGGCTCATCCCGTAGTTCACCTTGGCGTACATCACGTCGAACTCGTCGGCGAGCTTTCCGGAGGAGGTCTCCGAGACCGTCCGGATCGACTCCAACAGGGTCTGGCCCGTGTCGTTGGCCGAGGAGAGCTTCCGGAGGTTCTCCGAGAGCTTCCCGACGATCGCCGACCGCGAGCGCTCGTGCCACTCGTGGAAGAACGCCAGCGGAACCAGGGTGAGATACAGCGGAACGTACGCCCAGATGACGGTGCTCCAGACGGGTCGTGCGATCCACGCGTCGACGGTCGTTGGCGCGATGCCGCTCACGACCGCGTTCGCGACCAGCACCAGAGCGGCGGGAACGGTCAACACCAGGGTGTACAGCGGGTTCCGCTTGAAGAACAGGTGGGGCTTCGTGAGCAGCTCCAACGTCTTGTGGGTCCCCTCGCGGCCCTTGATACGGTCGAAGACCGCGTGGCGACCGACGAACCCTTCCACGAGACCGAGATGGACCAGGCCCTCCTTGCTCGTCGTCTCGAGACGGTCGCTGCCGTCGGCCGGCCGGAGGTAGCCGTCGCCGGGCTCGTCCTGTTTCACCGTCGAGACCAGCACGAGGAACCCGACGCCGGTCAACGGAATGAGCAGGTAGACGGTCGCATACAGCAGCCGGTCGTCGGAATCGCCCATCATTCCCATGATGACGAGGAGGATGATGAGCAACAGCGGGAACAGCGAGAGCGTCATGTACATCTCGCCGAACAGCTCGAGCGTCTCGAGGGTCATCTCCTGTTGCTGTTTGGCCGTTCGGAGGTGCTTCTCCTTTTTATCGCTCAGGAACCGCTCCATATCTCCGCCGGAGTTGACTATCGAGAGCATGTCGGTGAGAAACTGTGAGAGCTCCTCGGAGGGCGTCTCCATCGACTGCTGCCGGATGGCGTTTCGATAGTCGGTCCCGAAGTACTCGGTCTCGTTGACGATGCTCTGGAACTCCCTTGAGACCTCGCCGTAGGTGTCCTCGGCGGCCGCCATCGCCCGGAGGATCTCGAGCTGATTGAGCCCCCCGACCGACAGCGCGTACATGAACGACACCGAGTCGGCGAGCAGCATATCGATCTCACGCTTCCGTGACGACGACCGCGAGTACGGGATCACCAGCAGACTCCCGAACCCGATCGCGAACCCGATCGTCCCGAAGACGAGCCCGGCGATGAACACCGCCGTCGGAACCGCAAGCGATCGGAGGAACGCCGCCAGCTCCGGGTCCGGGACCGGAATGCCGAGCCGAACCGCGCTCGGATCCACGATCCCGACGGCGAAGGCCGTGTAGCTGGCGAACGTCCCGACCACCCACAGCACGAGCCCGGTCAGGATCCCGATCGCGAGCGCCTTCGAGACGTACAGCTCGACGGTGTCCGTCATCCGCGCCTCGGTCAGCTTCGTCTCGACGTCCGCGACGAAATCGCCGTCCGGGTCGAAGAGCAGCCGAAAGACGGGATAGAATGCGGTCCCGAGAAGGTCAGTTCCGGTCGCGGTCCCCTCCGGTCCCGAGACGCTCATCGGCCCGTCACTCTCCGCCGGCGACTGGTCGTTCCCGTTCGGCGCTCATCCGGCACGGTGCCTGCGCGCGTGACGACAGTCATTCTCGCGACCCGCCGTCCTCGATCGATCCGAATCCCCACTCGTCCATATCGATCTCCGCGTCGCCGGCGTCGGCCGCATCCTCGGACTCCTCTTCCCCCGCGTCGCCGGCGTCGGCCGCATCCTCGGATTCGTCGCCCTCCGCGTCGCTCGTTTTCCCCCGATCGCTCGGCTCGTCCGGGTCTCCGGGATTGCCCGGCTCGGCGCCGTCACGGTCACGTTCGTCGGTGGCCTGTGGTTCCATCGGCTGGGTCGGGTTCCGAAGGGTCAACGATCCGTCCGGACCATCGTCCGACCTGGAGGCCGCAGCCGCGGCGGGCTCTGCAGGATCGTCGGACGCCGTCGGGCTGCCCGCCCCGGTCACGGATCCGATCTCTCCGGAGTGGCCCTTCCCGGGTTCGTCATCCCCGGATCGGCCGTCCGTCGACCCGGCTGCGGCGGCGATGGACTGCAGCGTCGACCGGTCGGCGGCCGGTTCCGCCTCGACGTCGGACGCGGCGGGAACGTCGACGAGTGCGTCCGCGACCGAATCGGGGACGGTGCCGCGATACTCCGCGAACAGGTCCTCCGCGTCGGCGAGGATCTCCGCGGCCTCCGTCCGCCCGTCCTCGTCCGGATCGGGACGCGGCACCATCGCCTCGGTCTCGGGGTCGACGTTGATCTGAACCGACTCCATCTCGCGGAGGTCCTCGAGCGAGCTGCGCAGGCCGTCGGTGGCCATCAATGCGAGGATCGTCTCGGGGTCGTTGATGAACGCCTGAAACGTCGCCGCCACCTCCGCGTAGGTGTTGAGCCCGCGGTCGATGAGGTACGCAAGCACGACGCGGCGTTTGAACAGCTCCGCGTCCAGCGTCTCCCGGTCCCATCCGCGGTCGAAGATGATCTCCTCGAGGGTGCTCGATTCCCCCATCCGGAGGAACTCGTCGGTCTCAGCCTGCCACTGGAAGACGTCCTGCACGTTTATCTCGTCGTTCTCGGCGTCGTAGTGGTTGATCTCGGTGAGCGACTTGTTCCGCCTGACCTTCCGGCCCTTCACGCGCGTCGAGGACTGGACGGAGACCAGATCCAGCGCCGTGAACATCGTCTTCGAGACGTTGATCGGGTCGGTGGTGAACCGCTTGAGCACCTCACCGACCGAGTCGGCGTGGAAGGTCGTGTAGGTCGTGTGACCGGTCGACATCACCTGGAAGGCCGTCCGTCCCTCCTCGCCACGGATCTCGCCCATCACGATGTAGTCGGGGCGCTGCCGGAGCGCGGCCTCGAGCAGGTCGAATTCGTCGACGTCGCCCTTGTCGTCGTCGCTGAAGGAGGGCCGGGTGACGGAGGCGATCCAGTTGCGCTGGGGCAGCTCGACCTCGCGGGTGTCCTCGATCGAGACGATCTTCGAGTTCGAGGGGATGAACAGCGAGACCGCGTTCAGGCTCGTCGTCTTCCCGGAGGCAGTCCCGCCCGCGAAGATGAGCGACTTGTGGTTCTCGATGCAGAGCCACAGGAAGGCCATCTCCTCCAGCGAGAACGTGTTCCAGTTGACGAGGTCGACCGGCGTGAACGGGACGTCCTTGAACTGCCGGATGGTGTAGTTCGTCCCGTGGTCGGAGACCTCGGTTCCGAGGGTGAGCTGTGCCCGCGAGCCGTCCGGCAGCGTACAGTCGACCTGCGGCGACCGCTTGGAGATCCCCTTTCCGGATCGCTGGGCGAGCTTCACGACGAAGTCGTCGAGTTCCGTCGTCCCGTGATGGACGTTCGTGATGAGCTGTTCGTACTCGGAGTGGTAGACGAACACCGGGGAGTCGTATCCGTCACAGGAGACGTCCTCGACGTTGATGTCGTACTTTATCGGGTCGATCCGCTCGTAGCCGATGAAGTCACGCTTGAGATAATACAGCAGCTTCTCGACCTGGTACTCGGAGAGCGTTTCGGCGTCCTCCTCGAGAACGGCCGGCTCCGGGCGCGCGGCGATGCCCTCGAGCGTATCGTAGTCGCCGGAGTCACGGGCGTCGTAGCCGAGCGCCTGCGCGATCCGTCCCGCGATCCCGTCGCTCGGCTCGAATCCGAACCGGTCGAACGCCGCCCCGACGGGGCTCGCATCCGACTCGCGCGAGTAGAGGTCGTACCGGTCGAGCAGCCGGTAGGTCTCATCGGCGATCACTGCCTTCCGCTCCGCCTCGTCGCCGCCGGAGATCGCCTCGTCGGCGTACTTGATCGACGTGCGTAGCTTGCCGGTGAGGTAGTCGTTGATCTCCGTCTCGATCTCGGTTCGGTGGGGCTGGATCGCGTAGTACTTCTTCTCGTTCTCCTTCGTCGAGTGAAAGAGTATCACGAACGCGTACGGCTTGTTCACCCAGTAGCGCTCGACCTCCCGGAAATGTGATTTCTTCGCCGTCGGCACCGCCTTCTCCAGGTCGTACCGGTTGACGAGCGTCGTCGTCCCCTCGTCGGTCGCGAAGAACGCGTCCTCGTCGATGTCGTCGGCGACGCTCACCGTTCGCTCCTCGACCGCGTTCGAGAGGTGGGCCGCGAGCCCGGCGCCGGCCGACAGAAAGGTCTCGGTCGCGTCGGGGTCGAAGCCGAGCGCTGCCGCCGAATCGAACGGGTCGGGATCACCGTCCGCGCCGGTCGGCGGCTCGCCGCGGCCGTCATAAACGTATTCGTGCTTGTAGTCCTCCCAGGTGTAATACCCTTTCGCGACCGGCACCGAATCGAGGTCGTACCGCTCCGCACACCGGTCGCGGAGCGTCTCACCGACGGTGGCCGCGGCCGCGATCCGGTCCGAGAGGGCCGCGGGGTCGATCCCGGACCCGTTCGCCGGGGCGGAACCGGACTCGTTCGCCGGGGCGGAACCGGAGCCGTCCACCGAACCGAGTTCAGTTCGATCTCGCTCGGCATCCGGCGGATCCGGTTCGCCGTCGGCGTTCTCAGCCATTACCCGCACCAATCCCGGGAGAGTCAAAAAGGCTTCCACCAAAAGAGTCATCCAGACAACCTGTCTCGGCAGTTTTCGGCGGATCGGCCGTTCGCGAGACCGGAGGCGACGCCGTCGACGGGCGCGTCCGACTTCGGGGTCCCGCGAGCTTTTTCCACCGGGACGCCGGAGCGGGAGTGTGAGTCGATCGGACCACACCCTCCTCGCCGCGCTCCGCGACCCGACGGTCCGGCGCCGGATCCGCGACCGGGCCGCCGAGGAGTTCCTCGGCGACGCGGGGAGCCTCCTGGCGACGATCGGGATCTGCGCGCTCGGCGTGCTCGTTGGGGGTCGGTTCTACGTCGCGACGATGCCCGCGGTGCCGACGCTGCTGTGGCCGCTGTACGCGGATTCGCCGACCGCGCTGGCGCTCGTGCTGCTCGCGCTCGCCGCGCTCCTTCCGACCGTCGGGTCGGGCCGCCCGGCACGCGAGACGCCGACCAATCGGCCGCTCGCGTACCTGCAGACGCTCGCGTTCGTGTGGCTCGTCAAATACGGGCTCTGGCCGCTGGCCGCGTTGAACGTCCACGCCGGGCTCTACCTCGGGTCCCCGGACGCGCTGGCGTCATACTGGGGGATCCTGGTCACGCATCTGCTGTTCGTCGCGCTGGCACTCCTGCTGCCCGCGATCGGTCGAACCACCCGCGGGGCGCTGGGACTCGCGTTGGGGCTCTCGGTGTGTAACGACGTCCTCGATTACGGACTCGGGTTCCATCCCCCACTTCGATACGATCCCGGCCTCGTGCTGCCGGTCGTGACCGTCGCGATCGGCGTCGTCGCGGTCGCCCTCGCGAACCGGTCGTTCCGCCGGCTCGGGGAGTAAGGGATGCTCGCGCCGGACGCGATCCGCGACGTCGACGCGTGCCGAACCCGGATGCCGCCATCCGCCGGCCGGAGGCATATTTAAATAATATTTACGGGAAAGTCGTTCACGAGGGCGTCGTTGAGCGAACCCGACCGTCCTCGCCAGTTGGGATGGCATCCGCTGGATACGCGAGGAGAGGATTCGATTGTGGTCCCACAAACGAACGCATAGCTGAACCAGTGGGCGGACGCGGCTGGAGTCCCGCGAGCGAACGTATGGATGAACCAGTGGGAGGACGCGGCGGGAGTCCCGCGAGCGAACGACGTGAGCGAGCGGGACTACGCCGCGGCCGCGAGTGAACGCAGTGAACGAGCGGACGCGGCGGGATTCGAACCCGCGATCGAGAGGTTAGGAACCTCTCGCCCTATCCGCTAGGCCACGCGTCCACGAGAAACGGTCGTCGATCGTCGGCCCGGTCGTCGGCGATGCGTCGGTTGGGCGCGGTCGGTCGCGGTTATTTCGACGACGATTCGGTTTCGGTCTCGGTCGCGTCGTCCTCGTCGGTCGCGTCCGAGGACGTCGAGTCGGTGCTCGTCTCGTCGGCGGACGCGTCCGCGCCCGTCGAGCCGGCGGTCGTCGTCTCATCCTCCTCGTCCTCATCGCCCTGCATCTCCTGGAGCTCCTCCTCGATCTCCTCGCGCCCCTTCTTGAACTCGCCCATCGCCTGGCCGGTCGAGCGGGCGAGCTTCGGGATCTTGTTCGCGCCGAACAGCAGCACGAGGACGAGCAGGATGATGAGGAGTTCGGGACCGACGGGAAGCGGGCCGAACAGTGGGATCGAAGGTACCATCTCACCTCGGAGTAGCCCGGTTATTATTATATGCCTTTTGCCTTTCGGGCCGTGACACGGCGCCGGGATGGCCACGGAACGCCGTCTGAACGCCGTCTGAACGCCGTCTACCGGCGATATCGAGAACGATCCCCGAGAAACTGACGGCCTCGGACCGTGCAGGCGGGTGGCCGAGCGGCGGTCCCTCAGCGACGGAGATATCCGCCGTCAACGTGGAGCGTCTCGCCGGTGATCCACTCGGCGGCGTCGCTCGCCAGGAAGACGACCGCGGACGCGACGTCATCCGGCTCGCCGATCCGGTCGAGCGCGTACGCGTCCAGCAGCTCGTCCGCGTACTGCTCGACGAACGCCTCGGTTGCCGGGGTGTGGACGGTGCCGGGACAGACGCAGTTCACGCGGACGCCGTCACCGCCGACCTCCCTGGCGAGAGTCTTGGTGAACGACCGGTTGGCCGCCTTCGCGGCGCCGTAGACCGCGAGCCCGGGGTCGTTGCCGCGGTAGGAGGAGCTCGCGTAGTTGATGACGACGCCCGACCGGTCGACGAGCTCCGGCAACGCGGCGTGAGTGCAATTCAACGTTCCGAACAGGGAGACGCCGATCTTTCGGTCCCAGTCCTCGGGGTCGGACTCGCGGAACCGCTGGGCCCCCGCGACCCCCGCGTTGTTGACGAGGACGTCCAGGCCGCCGAGCTCCGCGACGGCGGTCTCGACCAGCGCCAGTGTCTCGTCGTACTCCGTGACGTCCACCTCGACCGGGAGCGTCTCGGTACCGTACTCCGATCCGATCCGCTCGGCGGTCGTCTCGGCGGCGTCGACGTCGACGTCCGCGACGACGACCGCGGCGCCCGCATCGGCGAACGCCGCCGCCACGGCCTCCCCGATTCCCTGCCCGGCGCCCGTGACGCAGACGACGCGATCCGAGAAGTCGAGCGCGTCCTCGAAGGCCTCGAGCATCGGGGTTACCGTCCCTCCCACTCGACGTCGGCATCGGTACCGAACGCCTCGACCGCCCGGTCGTAATCGCGCGTCTGCGAGAGCGACAGCCACGCCCGGTTGCCGTACTGGAGGGCCTCCTCGAAGCCGACCTCGCGGGTGCGGTCGGCGGCCTCCTTGATCGTTCGCACCGCGAGCGGCGGCTTGTCGACGATCGAGTCGACGAACGATTCGACCGCCTCCGCAAGTTCCGCGGCCGGGTGAACGTGATCGACGATCCCCTCCGCCGCGGCCTGCTGGGCGTCGATCCGTTCGCCGGTCATACACAGCTCCTTCGCGCGGCTGACGCCGACGATCATCGATAGCCGCTGTGCCCCGCCCCCGCCCGGAAGGACACCGAAGTTGACCTCGGGCTGGCCGAACGAGCTCCGCTCGCTGGCGAGTCGGAAGTCGGACGCGAGCGCGATCTCCAAGCCGCCGCCGAGACAGAGTCCGTCGATCCGCGCGATCACCGGCGGCTCGCACCGCTCGATCGTCTCCGCCATCTCGTGGAACCCGTCCGGGATCCGCTTCTTCTCGCCGTAGTCGGTGATCGACTGCATCTCGCCGACGTCGAGGCCGGTGCTGAACGCCCGGTCGCCGGCGCCCGAGACGACGATCGCGCGGACGGCCACGCCCGTCCGGTCCTCCTCGAGCCGTCGAAACCGCCGGAATCCCTCGATGAGTTCCCGTTGCATTCGTCCGTCGATCGCGTTCATCGCGTCCGGGCGATCGAGTTCGATCCGTCCAACGCCGGCGTCCTCGTCGAACGACCAGGCGATCGCCTCGTAGTCGGGGTCCGACATCACCGAAACGGTTCGCGAGCTATTATTAATGATTTACGATGATCATTTATAAATATTATAGATAACCTTTGATACTACCAGTGCGTATAATTACCGCGTATGTCGATACCAAACACCGTATTCGATCCGCGCCGGAGTCACCGCCACGCGCCGCCCCCACGCGCCGCCCCCACGCCTCGGCGACCCCGCTCAGTGAGGCGG
Proteins encoded:
- a CDS encoding DUF7287 family protein; the encoded protein is MKQRASPPTGRRASPPTGRRAQTTLDFAIGASTFLIVVAFVVAFLPGMMAPFEDVDPTQAADRFADSLSGDVLGHPVDGNRLNETCTAAFFRQLHQDAPTGDDCRFDEGATTPAEALATDHAVNVTIEARSVGGSPPSLSYGGTPVTPAAGPVPDGGDTVTVARRIVLLEDGSGQRRTYRLVVRVW
- a CDS encoding type II secretion system F family protein; the encoded protein is MSVSGPEGTATGTDLLGTAFYPVFRLLFDPDGDFVADVETKLTEARMTDTVELYVSKALAIGILTGLVLWVVGTFASYTAFAVGIVDPSAVRLGIPVPDPELAAFLRSLAVPTAVFIAGLVFGTIGFAIGFGSLLVIPYSRSSSRKREIDMLLADSVSFMYALSVGGLNQLEILRAMAAAEDTYGEVSREFQSIVNETEYFGTDYRNAIRQQSMETPSEELSQFLTDMLSIVNSGGDMERFLSDKKEKHLRTAKQQQEMTLETLELFGEMYMTLSLFPLLLIILLVIMGMMGDSDDRLLYATVYLLIPLTGVGFLVLVSTVKQDEPGDGYLRPADGSDRLETTSKEGLVHLGLVEGFVGRHAVFDRIKGREGTHKTLELLTKPHLFFKRNPLYTLVLTVPAALVLVANAVVSGIAPTTVDAWIARPVWSTVIWAYVPLYLTLVPLAFFHEWHERSRSAIVGKLSENLRKLSSANDTGQTLLESIRTVSETSSGKLADEFDVMYAKVNYGMSLREAFIEFNNKYHIPRLARTVKLISEAQEASSQITDVLTTAAQASENQDDIDRERKSRTRMQVAIILMTYVTLLGVMAILQTQFIDVMAQLVDSGGDAAASGNQAGEMNFGGGVNPELLSLLFFHAVTIQAILSGFISGYIRNADIISGVKFVIVLLSIALATWIYVG
- a CDS encoding type II/IV secretion system ATPase subunit, with amino-acid sequence MAENADGEPDPPDAERDRTELGSVDGSGSAPANESGSAPANGSGIDPAALSDRIAAAATVGETLRDRCAERYDLDSVPVAKGYYTWEDYKHEYVYDGRGEPPTGADGDPDPFDSAAALGFDPDATETFLSAGAGLAAHLSNAVEERTVSVADDIDEDAFFATDEGTTTLVNRYDLEKAVPTAKKSHFREVERYWVNKPYAFVILFHSTKENEKKYYAIQPHRTEIETEINDYLTGKLRTSIKYADEAISGGDEAERKAVIADETYRLLDRYDLYSRESDASPVGAAFDRFGFEPSDGIAGRIAQALGYDARDSGDYDTLEGIAARPEPAVLEEDAETLSEYQVEKLLYYLKRDFIGYERIDPIKYDINVEDVSCDGYDSPVFVYHSEYEQLITNVHHGTTELDDFVVKLAQRSGKGISKRSPQVDCTLPDGSRAQLTLGTEVSDHGTNYTIRQFKDVPFTPVDLVNWNTFSLEEMAFLWLCIENHKSLIFAGGTASGKTTSLNAVSLFIPSNSKIVSIEDTREVELPQRNWIASVTRPSFSDDDKGDVDEFDLLEAALRQRPDYIVMGEIRGEEGRTAFQVMSTGHTTYTTFHADSVGEVLKRFTTDPINVSKTMFTALDLVSVQSSTRVKGRKVRRNKSLTEINHYDAENDEINVQDVFQWQAETDEFLRMGESSTLEEIIFDRGWDRETLDAELFKRRVVLAYLIDRGLNTYAEVAATFQAFINDPETILALMATDGLRSSLEDLREMESVQINVDPETEAMVPRPDPDEDGRTEAAEILADAEDLFAEYRGTVPDSVADALVDVPAASDVEAEPAADRSTLQSIAAAAGSTDGRSGDDEPGKGHSGEIGSVTGAGSPTASDDPAEPAAAAASRSDDGPDGSLTLRNPTQPMEPQATDERDRDGAEPGNPGDPDEPSDRGKTSDAEGDESEDAADAGDAGEEESEDAADAGDAEIDMDEWGFGSIEDGGSRE
- a CDS encoding DUF1405 domain-containing protein, with translation MSRSDHTLLAALRDPTVRRRIRDRAAEEFLGDAGSLLATIGICALGVLVGGRFYVATMPAVPTLLWPLYADSPTALALVLLALAALLPTVGSGRPARETPTNRPLAYLQTLAFVWLVKYGLWPLAALNVHAGLYLGSPDALASYWGILVTHLLFVALALLLPAIGRTTRGALGLALGLSVCNDVLDYGLGFHPPLRYDPGLVLPVVTVAIGVVAVALANRSFRRLGE
- a CDS encoding Sec-independent protein translocase subunit TatA/TatB encodes the protein MVPSIPLFGPLPVGPELLIILLVLVLLFGANKIPKLARSTGQAMGEFKKGREEIEEELQEMQGDEDEEDETTTAGSTGADASADETSTDSTSSDATDEDDATETETESSSK
- a CDS encoding SDR family NAD(P)-dependent oxidoreductase — translated: MLEAFEDALDFSDRVVCVTGAGQGIGEAVAAAFADAGAAVVVADVDVDAAETTAERIGSEYGTETLPVEVDVTEYDETLALVETAVAELGGLDVLVNNAGVAGAQRFRESDPEDWDRKIGVSLFGTLNCTHAALPELVDRSGVVINYASSSYRGNDPGLAVYGAAKAANRSFTKTLAREVGGDGVRVNCVCPGTVHTPATEAFVEQYADELLDAYALDRIGEPDDVASAVVFLASDAAEWITGETLHVDGGYLRR
- a CDS encoding enoyl-CoA hydratase/isomerase family protein — translated: MSDPDYEAIAWSFDEDAGVGRIELDRPDAMNAIDGRMQRELIEGFRRFRRLEEDRTGVAVRAIVVSGAGDRAFSTGLDVGEMQSITDYGEKKRIPDGFHEMAETIERCEPPVIARIDGLCLGGGLEIALASDFRLASERSSFGQPEVNFGVLPGGGGAQRLSMIVGVSRAKELCMTGERIDAQQAAAEGIVDHVHPAAELAEAVESFVDSIVDKPPLAVRTIKEAADRTREVGFEEALQYGNRAWLSLSQTRDYDRAVEAFGTDADVEWEGR